A part of Oncorhynchus kisutch isolate 150728-3 linkage group LG2, Okis_V2, whole genome shotgun sequence genomic DNA contains:
- the LOC109902501 gene encoding beta-1,3-galactosyltransferase 1 has translation MPSKVSCLYVLTVVCWASALWYLGISRPTSSYVSGQMSLPIRKTVKTLKNTTFSNIRTRTLNPHAFDFVINEPKKCESNTPFLVILISTTHKDFDARQAIRETWGDESTYSDIRIITLFLLGRNTDAVLNQMVEQESQIFHDIVVEDFIDSYHNLTLKTLMGMRWVATFCSQAQYVMKTDSDIFVNMDNLVYKLLKPTTKPKRRYFTGYVINGGPIRDMRSKWYMPRDLYPEAKYPPFCSGTGYVFSVDVAELIYKTSLHTRLLHLEDVYVGLCLRKLGIHPYQNSGFNHWKMAYSLCRYRRVITVHQISPEEMHRIWNDMSSKKHLRC, from the coding sequence ATGCCTTCAAAAGTCTCATGCTTGTACGTGTTGACAGTCGTTTGCTGGGCAAGTGCTCTTTGGTACTTGGGTATATCCCGCCCGACATCCTCCTATGTCAGTGGGCAGATGTCTTTGCCGATCCGGAAGACTGTGAAAACCCTTAAGAACACTACGTTCAGCAACATCCGGACGCGAACGCTGAACCCACACGCCTTCGACTTTGTCATCAACGAGCCTAAGAAATGTGAGAGCAACACGCCCTTCCTGGTCATCCTGATCAGCACCACACACAAAGACTTTGATGCTCGTCAGGCCATCCGGGAGACCTGGGGCGATGAGAGCACCTACAGCGACATCCGCATCATCACCCTCTTCCTGCTGGGCCGCAACACGGACGCCGTCCTCAACCAGATGGTGGAACAGGAAAGCCAGATCTTCCACGACATTGTGGTGGAGGACTTCATAGACTCGTACCACAACCTCACCCTCAAGACCCTGATGGGCATGCGCTGGGTGGCCACCTTCTGCTCCCAGGCCCAGTACGTCATGAAGACGGACAGTGACATCTTCGTCAACATGGACAATCTGGTCTACAAGCTTCTGAAGCCCACCACCAAGCCCAAGAGGAGGTACTTCACGGGCTACGTCATCAACGGCGGTCCCATCAGAGACATGCGCAGTAAGTGGTACATGCCCAGAGACCTGTACCCCGAGGCTAAGTACCCCCCGTTCTGCTCGGGCACGGGGTACGTGTTCTCAGTGGACGTGGCTGAGCTGATCTACAAGACCTCTCTGCACACCAGACTGCTTCACCTGGAGGATGTGTACGTGGGACTGTGTCTGAGGAAGCTGGGCATCCACCCCTATCAGAACAGTGGCTTCAATCACTGGAAAATGGCCTACAGCCTGTGCAGGTACCGTCGTGTTATCACTGTCCATCAGATCTCACCGGAAGAAATGCACCGAATCTGGAACGACATGTCTAGCAAGAAACACCTCAGATGCTAG